One window from the genome of Amaranthus tricolor cultivar Red isolate AtriRed21 chromosome 9, ASM2621246v1, whole genome shotgun sequence encodes:
- the LOC130823258 gene encoding pentatricopeptide repeat-containing protein At2g21090-like yields the protein MKKKCGGSFGSTGRLQEEGKKERTLLLSLDSYVQLSLINTFSTFKLKQEIFPGENFFPHFSTMYPLKSFKSRCAHKVFDQMLERDTVSWNSLIFGYSGIGKLDIAQKIFDSMPTRDVVSWNTIISCYLQSGNHKKCEDIFLQMVKHRFCFDHTTLAVVLKCCSFLEDFILGIQIHGHALKMGFNSDMKLHWRILLRLKWRGVEGITRGTGKELLCEDFFAWKIAVMDFILDLIINDVSSSIDQNLGMDQLIDAITNSDSDDSIAAELSDESDFADDPLAEVDLDNILPSRTRRKIINPGAYLATDLPEEDSDEINNPDA from the exons atgaaaaaaaaatgtggcGGCAGCTTTGGGAGTACTGGCCGGTTGCAAGAAGAAGGAAAGAAAGA AAGAACGCTTCTTCTATCCCTTGATTCTTATGTGCAATTATCACTCATCAACACATTTTCCACTTTTAAACTAAAACAAGAAATATTCCCGGGAGAGAACTTTTTCCCACATTTTTCAACAATGTACCCtctaaaaagctttaaatccaG GTGTGCTCACAAAGTGTTCGATCAAATGCTTGAACGAGATACAGTTTCTTGGAACTCCTTGATTTTTGGTTATTCTGGAATAGGGAAGTTGGACATTGCACAAAAGATTTTTGATTCCATGCCGACTAGGGACGTCGTGTCGTGGAATACTATAATTTCATGTTACTTACAAAGTGGAAATCATAAAAAATGTGAAGATATTTTCTTGCAAATGGTGAAACATAGATTTTGCTTTGATCATACTACCTTAgctgttgtgttgaaatgttgttCGTTTTTGGAAGATTTTATTCTAGGCATACAAATTCATGGGCATGCATTGAAAATGGGTTTTAATAGTGATATG aaACTGCATTGGAGGATCTTGTTGAGGTTAAAATGGAGAGGGGTAGAGGGCATCACTAGAGGAACTGGAAAGGAGCTACTTTGTGAAG ATTTCTTTGCTTGGAAAATTGCAGTTATGGATTTTATCCTTGATTTGATCATTAATGATGTCTCTTCATCTATTGATCAGAATTTGGGTATGGATCAGCTTATTGATGCCATCACGA ATTCGGATTCAGATGATTCAATCGCTGCGGAATTATCAGACGAAAGCGATTTCGCCGATGACCCACTGGCTGAAGTTGATTTAGATAACATCCTTCCCTCGAGAACTCGCCGGAAAATTATTAACCCTGGAGCTTACCTTGCTACTGATCTCCCTGAAGAGGATTCCGATGAGATTAATAACCCTGATGCTTAG
- the LOC130823257 gene encoding uncharacterized mitochondrial protein AtMg00810-like: MSQCNPVATPVATSDKLCANAGSSCEDPTLYRSLAGALQYLTFTRPDISYVVQQVCLYMHDPRIEHMAAIHRILHYVKGTLHYGLQLYRFNISTILSYTDADWGGCPDTRRSTSGYCVFLGDNLISWSAKRQPIISKSSAEAEYRGVANVVSETCWIRNLLLELHYPITSATLVYCDNISVVYLAGIQSIISALSILRSTFTLFVKKSNVVMFGYFMFHPVIRLLTFSPKAFLKYYLMIFFPVSASPTLPIRLRGCISILEYLKIISL; encoded by the coding sequence ATGTCTCAATGTAATCCTGTTGCTACTCCTGTTGCTACCTCCGACAAACTTTGTGCTAATGCTGGTTCTTCTTGTGAAGATCCTACCTTGTATCGTAGCCTAGCTGGAGCTTTGCAGTATCTTACTTTCACCCGCCCCGATATTTCATATGTCGTTCAGCAAGTTTGCCTTTATATGCATGATCCTCGCattgaacatatggctgctaTTCATCGCATTCTTCATTATGTCAAGGGCACTCTTCACTATGGTCTGCAGTTATATCGTTTTAATATTTCGACTATTTTGTCCTATaccgatgctgattggggtggctGTCCTGATACTCGCCGCTCCACTTCTGGTTACTGTGTTTTTCTGGGTGATAATTTAATTTCCTGGTCAGCTAAACGCCAACCTATTATTTCCAAGTCtagtgctgaagctgaatatcgtggtgttgctaatgttgtttctgaaactTGCTGGATTCGCAATTTACTTCTTGAGTTGCACTATCCTATTACCTCAGCTACTCTTGTCTATTGCGACAATATTAGTGTCGTTTATTTAGCTGGAATCCAGTCTATCATCAGcgcactaagcatattgagatcgacattcactttgttcgtgaaaaAGTCAAACGTGGTGATGTTCGGGTACTTCATGTTCCATCCCGTTATCAGATTGCTGACATTTTCACCAAAGGCCTTCCTcaagtattatttgatgattttcttTCCAGTCTCAGCGTCTCCAACCCTCCCGATTCGACTGCGGGGGTGTATTAGCATATTAGAATATCTTAAaataatatctctttga